From the genome of Gemmatimonadaceae bacterium, one region includes:
- a CDS encoding protein kinase, with protein MQQQLNSALVSRYRLDRELGRGGMATVYLAEDLRHDRRVALKVLHPELSSSLGPDRFLREIKLAARLNHPHIVPLYDSGEAAGFLFYVMPVVEGESLRDRLLRDGQVPLEESLQLVRGIASALDYAHRQNIVHRDIKPENVMLQEGEAMVMDFGIAKAVSVASGDTLTQTGMMVGTPAYVSPEQAAGDSVVDGRSDQYSLACVLYEMLSGRKPFVGATAQAVLSKRFTEPVPSIRSAFASAPEEVETALTKALAKDAGERFSTTMDFARALVASHLTTPDGSPLTPGGAGAVKSIAVLPFSSLSADPEGEFFADGIAEEIINALSKIKALKVSSRTSSFTFKGKNEDIREIGRRLQVGTVLEGSVRKAGKRLRLTAQLVNASDNSQLWAERYDRELEDVFAIQDEIAQSIVSALRVVLSEDEKKAIEQIPTANVEAYEAYLRGRQYFHQHRRKSHEFARQMFERAIELDPGYALAHAGVADCCSFLYTYFDATPANLARAESASRRAVELAPELAEAHASRGLALSLSSGFDEAEKEFQTAMRLDPKSFEAAYFYARACAAQGKAEEAAKWFERAIAVRPDDFAALTLLADIYKGIGRSEDSIRAARRGYDAARKHLELNPDNPRALYMGAADLTYLGESEKSREWNRRALAMEPDDPSVLYNIACNFAQEGQAEEAIAALGKAIDHGFGHWKWIDHDGSIDAIRAHSGFAALLKRRPAQVVT; from the coding sequence GTGCAGCAACAGCTGAATTCTGCGCTTGTGTCACGCTACAGGCTCGACCGCGAGCTCGGCCGCGGCGGTATGGCGACCGTCTATCTCGCCGAAGATCTGCGTCACGACCGACGCGTTGCGCTCAAGGTGCTGCACCCCGAGCTCAGCTCGTCGCTCGGCCCGGATCGCTTTCTGCGCGAGATCAAGCTTGCTGCGCGGCTCAACCATCCCCACATCGTTCCGCTCTACGATTCAGGAGAGGCGGCCGGGTTTCTTTTCTATGTGATGCCGGTGGTGGAGGGCGAGTCGCTGCGCGACCGACTCCTCCGGGATGGACAGGTTCCGCTGGAGGAATCCCTTCAGCTCGTCCGTGGTATTGCGTCCGCGCTCGACTATGCACACAGGCAGAACATCGTCCACCGCGACATCAAGCCGGAGAACGTGATGCTGCAGGAGGGTGAGGCGATGGTGATGGACTTCGGCATCGCCAAGGCGGTGAGCGTCGCTTCCGGTGATACGCTCACGCAGACGGGCATGATGGTCGGCACGCCGGCGTACGTCAGCCCGGAGCAGGCCGCCGGCGACAGTGTGGTGGATGGCCGCAGCGATCAATACAGCCTCGCCTGCGTGCTGTACGAGATGCTCTCGGGTCGAAAGCCATTCGTAGGGGCAACAGCTCAGGCAGTCCTGAGCAAACGATTCACTGAGCCCGTGCCATCGATTCGCTCCGCATTTGCCTCGGCGCCGGAAGAAGTGGAAACCGCTCTGACGAAGGCTCTGGCAAAGGACGCCGGCGAGCGTTTCTCGACGACGATGGACTTTGCGAGAGCGCTGGTGGCCTCTCACCTCACGACGCCCGATGGGAGCCCGCTGACTCCCGGCGGCGCGGGCGCGGTGAAGTCCATCGCAGTCCTTCCGTTCTCCAGCTTGAGCGCGGACCCCGAGGGCGAGTTCTTCGCGGACGGAATTGCCGAAGAAATCATTAACGCGTTGTCGAAGATCAAGGCGCTCAAAGTTTCATCGCGCACATCGTCCTTCACGTTCAAGGGGAAAAACGAGGACATTCGGGAAATCGGACGCCGCCTCCAGGTGGGCACCGTTCTCGAGGGAAGCGTGCGCAAGGCGGGCAAGCGACTGCGACTCACGGCGCAATTGGTGAATGCCAGCGACAACTCGCAGCTCTGGGCGGAGCGCTACGACAGGGAGCTCGAGGACGTTTTCGCGATTCAGGACGAGATCGCGCAGAGCATCGTCTCCGCGCTGCGGGTGGTATTGAGCGAGGACGAAAAGAAGGCGATCGAGCAGATTCCGACGGCGAACGTCGAGGCGTACGAAGCCTATCTGCGGGGCCGGCAGTACTTCCACCAGCATCGCCGCAAGAGTCACGAATTCGCCCGCCAGATGTTCGAGCGCGCAATCGAGCTCGACCCCGGTTATGCTCTCGCCCACGCCGGGGTCGCCGACTGCTGCTCGTTTCTTTACACGTATTTCGACGCGACTCCCGCAAACCTGGCCCGCGCCGAGTCGGCCAGCCGGCGGGCGGTCGAGCTGGCGCCGGAGCTTGCAGAGGCACACGCATCCCGCGGGCTCGCCCTCTCTCTGAGCAGCGGCTTCGACGAGGCGGAAAAGGAATTTCAGACAGCGATGCGACTCGATCCGAAATCATTCGAGGCGGCTTATTTCTACGCTCGCGCCTGCGCGGCACAGGGCAAAGCCGAGGAGGCCGCGAAGTGGTTCGAGCGGGCAATCGCAGTACGGCCCGACGATTTCGCGGCGCTCACGCTTCTTGCCGACATCTACAAGGGGATCGGCCGCAGCGAAGACTCCATTCGCGCGGCAAGGCGCGGCTACGACGCTGCGCGGAAACACCTCGAGCTGAATCCCGACAATCCGCGAGCTCTCTACATGGGCGCCGCCGACCTGACCTATCTGGGTGAGTCGGAGAAATCGCGAGAGTGGAACCGCCGTGCACTCGCGATGGAGCCGGACGATCCGTCGGTGCTGTACAACATCGCGTGCAATTTCGCCCAGGAAGGACAGGCAGAAGAGGCGATAGCCGCTCTCGGCAAAGCCATCGACCACGGCTTCGGACATTGGAAGTGGATCGACCACGACGGCTCCATCGACGCGATACGCGCTCATTCTGGATTTGCGGCGTTGCTGAAACGACGGCCGGCGCAGGTAGTGACATAG
- a CDS encoding glycosyltransferase, whose product MSSPLVTVVIPVYNGAAFVADAIESVLVQKGVQLELVVVDDGSTDETPRILADFGDRISVRHQTHHGAPAARNDGIRSSRGEFLAFLDADDLHPDGYLQRFIDSAARVPGAEIFHCGWRGVDLEGHPLYANDALLSLDADPFHQMLLTGSPPINALFLRRSVLSLVGMFDESLPHQQDWDFWLRVAASGAQFQSVPDNVAIVRRRSSSISRDAGSALALTGLAVLERRLARHSTSCSACTAARGLALWKHAALRSSAWAMTRRFGLTGRLGWWIGVALAVARTPRLLSAALDEFHTRQVT is encoded by the coding sequence TTGTCATCACCTCTCGTCACCGTCGTCATTCCGGTTTACAACGGGGCGGCGTTCGTCGCTGACGCCATCGAAAGCGTCCTCGTCCAGAAAGGCGTCCAGCTCGAGCTGGTGGTTGTTGACGACGGCTCGACCGACGAAACGCCGCGAATCCTCGCGGACTTCGGGGACCGAATCTCAGTGCGGCATCAGACGCATCACGGCGCGCCAGCGGCGCGGAATGACGGAATTCGCTCGTCACGCGGTGAGTTCCTTGCTTTTCTCGACGCAGACGACCTCCATCCGGATGGCTACCTTCAGCGATTCATCGACTCGGCCGCGCGGGTTCCCGGGGCCGAGATCTTCCACTGCGGCTGGCGCGGCGTCGACCTCGAGGGACATCCGCTGTACGCCAACGACGCACTGCTTTCGCTCGACGCCGATCCGTTTCACCAGATGCTGCTCACCGGGTCGCCTCCAATCAACGCATTGTTCCTTCGCCGCAGCGTCCTGTCGCTAGTCGGGATGTTCGATGAGAGTCTTCCGCATCAGCAAGACTGGGACTTCTGGCTCCGCGTCGCCGCCTCGGGCGCGCAATTCCAGAGCGTGCCGGACAACGTCGCGATCGTCCGGCGGCGTTCGTCGAGCATCTCACGCGACGCAGGCAGCGCCTTGGCGTTGACAGGGCTCGCCGTGCTCGAGCGCCGGCTGGCTCGGCACTCGACGAGCTGTTCGGCCTGCACCGCGGCTCGCGGGCTCGCCTTGTGGAAGCATGCCGCGTTGCGTTCTTCGGCGTGGGCGATGACGCGTCGTTTCGGTCTGACGGGCCGGCTGGGCTGGTGGATCGGCGTGGCGCTTGCCGTGGCGCGAACGCCGCGCCTGTTGTCGGCCGCGCTCGATGAGTTTCACACACGACAGGTCACCTGA
- a CDS encoding PqqD family protein: MDSHTNAAPQRPPRLRLNPAVTSQIIDDNAVLIDLRTNEIYEMNHTSARLWQLLGEGLEVDDIERRLEAEFEIEAEELHRQIDTFLATLLDAKLVEHE, encoded by the coding sequence ATGGACTCCCACACAAACGCGGCGCCGCAACGGCCTCCCCGGCTACGGTTGAATCCCGCGGTGACCTCACAGATCATCGACGACAACGCGGTCCTCATCGATCTGCGGACGAACGAGATCTACGAGATGAATCACACAAGTGCCCGACTGTGGCAACTCCTTGGTGAGGGGCTCGAAGTCGATGACATCGAGCGTCGGCTCGAGGCGGAGTTCGAGATCGAAGCGGAAGAGCTCCACCGGCAGATCGACACCTTTCTCGCCACGCTGCTGGACGCGAAGCTGGTGGAGCACGAATGA